In a genomic window of Nothobranchius furzeri strain GRZ-AD chromosome 14, NfurGRZ-RIMD1, whole genome shotgun sequence:
- the serp2 gene encoding stress-associated endoplasmic reticulum protein 2 isoform X2: MTLARMGDVQPAAARGEVPCGSLVARPVCICCVWISHISDHPEHPYGDVTQREALEPRPHALAEPVGPRLHTQPPPLLQRRMPD, from the exons ATGACATTAGCCCGGATGGGTGACGTCCAGCCCG CGGCCGCAAGAGGAGAAGTACCCTGTGGGTCCCTGGTTGCTCGCCCTGTTTGTATTTGTTGTGTGTGGATCAG CCATATTTCAGATCATCCAGAGCATCCGTATGGGGATGTGACTCAGAGGGAAGCTCTGGAACCCCGTCCTCATGCCCTCGCTGAGCCTGTTGGCCCGCGCCTGCACACTCAACCTCCCCCCCTCCTCCAGAGACGGATGCCAGACTGA
- the serp2 gene encoding stress-associated endoplasmic reticulum protein 2 isoform X1, with the protein MTLARMGDVQPGIRADDDDDDDDGAGAAARGEVPCGSLVARPVCICCVWISHISDHPEHPYGDVTQREALEPRPHALAEPVGPRLHTQPPPLLQRRMPD; encoded by the exons ATGACATTAGCCCGGATGGGTGACGTCCAGCCCGGTATCcgcgctgatgatgatgatgatgatgatgatggtgctggag CGGCCGCAAGAGGAGAAGTACCCTGTGGGTCCCTGGTTGCTCGCCCTGTTTGTATTTGTTGTGTGTGGATCAG CCATATTTCAGATCATCCAGAGCATCCGTATGGGGATGTGACTCAGAGGGAAGCTCTGGAACCCCGTCCTCATGCCCTCGCTGAGCCTGTTGGCCCGCGCCTGCACACTCAACCTCCCCCCCTCCTCCAGAGACGGATGCCAGACTGA
- the serp2 gene encoding stress-associated endoplasmic reticulum protein 2 isoform X3 — MVAKQRIRMANEKHSKNITQRGNVAKTLRPQEEKYPVGPWLLALFVFVVCGSAIFQIIQSIRMGM, encoded by the exons ATGGTGGCTAAGCAGAGAATCCGCATGGCCAACgagaaacacagcaagaacatcacGCAGCGAGGAAACGTAGCCAAGACGCTG CGGCCGCAAGAGGAGAAGTACCCTGTGGGTCCCTGGTTGCTCGCCCTGTTTGTATTTGTTGTGTGTGGATCAG CCATATTTCAGATCATCCAGAGCATCCGTATGGGGATGTGA